CGGCTTCATCGTCATGTGGCTGTTCAAGCAGATATTCGCCAAGTCGAGCCCGCACCAGATCAACAAAGGGTTTCGGACCGGCCAGATCATTACGGCGGCTTTCCAGTCGTTCACGCACGGCACGAACGATGCGCAGAAAGCGATGGGGATCATCACCTTCGCCCTCGTGGCGGCCAATTTGCAGTCCACGCTCGACGTGCCCTGGTGGGTCAAGGTGGCGGCGGCTAGCTCGATGGCGCTCGGCACCTCGATCGGCGGCTGGAAAATCATCAAGACGATGGGGACGAAAATTTTCAAAATCGAGCCAATCAACGGCTTCGCGGCGGATATTACCTCGGCGTCGGTCATCCTGACGGCGACGCTTACGAAGCTGCCCGTCAGCACGACGCACGTCATCACGTCGGCCATCCTCGGCGTCGGCAGCGCCAAGCGCTTCTCGGCCGTCAAATGGGGCCTCGCCGGGCGGATCGTGATTTCGTGGATCATCACGATTCCGGTAACGGCCATTATCGCGGCCTTGATCTACCGCGTCATTGCGCTTTTTATGTAACGGCCCGAAGGCCGGCTGCCACGCACGCCGCTCACGAAATAGCGGCCGCAGGGCAGCCGGCCTTTTTTGGGGCCGAGTGCGGTTTGAGACGGCGCCCGGCGTTTGCGGGCGTAAGGCACGCGGCTTAAGCCGCGCCTGGCGCAGCGCGGCCAGGGCATGGCGCGCCGCAAGCGGCGTTTGCGTGCCGCGCCTTGAGCTGCGCGGCCAGGGCAGGGCGCGCCGCAAGCGGCGTATGCGTGCCGCGCCTGGCGCTGCGCGGCCAGGGCGGGCTCGCCGTTAACGGCGTATGCGTGCCGCGCCTGGCGCTGCACGGCCGAGGCAAGACGCGCCGTTAACGGCGTTTGCGCCGGCGCGCTCTGCGGCGCTGCTGCGACGATGCGCCGGTACGGCGCTTTCTGCGCCGCGGACGCGCCGGCACGAGGTCGTCGTCGGCGCTTGCGGCGGCTTTCTTTTTCCCGAAGGAATCGGCGAGCACCTTCAGGAGCGGGGCCATCTGCTGGAGGCTGCCGACGACCTTCTGCACCTTCTGCATCGTATTCACAATGCCGTCGACCCCGCCAAGGCGGTCGATCATGCCTTTCAGATCGTTCAGGCTGTTCGCGAGCTTGGAGCCGCTTTTGCCGGAAGAGCCGGAGCCGGCGACGGACTCCACCAGCTCGGAGCCGGCAGGGAGAAGCCCCGATGCGGGCTGGATGACAATCCCCGGCGTAGTCGATTGCAAGGGGGAGATTTCGAACGGACCCGCGCCCCCGGAAGTATTCGGAAACCCGCCCTGAAACGGATCGGAAATGCCCGGGTACGGGCTCTGACCCTGACTTTGGCCGCCTAACGGCTGGGCGAAGCTGCGGTAAGGCGGGCTGTAGCGGTATTTCACGCGGAATCACAACCTTTGGCTTTTTCTAACAGTCTATGGGCTGGGCAGTCATACGGATTGGACGAATGCCCGTATCGGGCCAAATTTTCTCCGCGACTGTCCGGTTGGACCGGGACGTTCGTCCTTCATGACAGGCCTCATAGGGCGCCAAGCGCACTCGCTTTCGTTTATGAGGCTATGAGAAAGCCGGCGAAAACGTGAATCTTTTGCCGAAGCGGTTCTTCTGTCCTGTAAAGCTTGAATGCGGTAATGCTTGAAAATTCGGCGCCGAACCGATACAATGAGACTATTAGTTCTTGCAGAGGTGACGGGCAAATGCAGCTGAAAAAGCTGAACGACAAGGCGATCGACCAGCTGTTTGAAGCGGTTTTGACGCTGAAAACGGTCGAGGAGTGCTATATTTTTTTCGACGATTTGTGCACGGTAAACGAAATCCAGTCGCTGTCGCAGCGGCTGGAGGTGGCGCGCATGCTGGGCAAAGGCTGCACGTACAGCCAGATCGAAGCGGAGACGGGCGCAAGCACGGCGACCATTTCACGCGTGAAGCGGTGCCTCAACTACGGCAACGACGGGTACAAAATGGCGCTGGAGCGCGCGGGGCGCTGACGGTATGAAGCCGGGCGTTCTGGTCATCAGCCACGGCTCGCGCGAGGCGGAATGGGTACGGCTCGTCGAAGAAGCGGTCGCAGCCGCCGCCGCGCAGGCGGAAGTGTTTTGGCTCACCGGCCTGGCGGGTGTTGGCGGGCAAACGGGAGATGGCCGTACGCCGTCGGTTGGCTCCCGGCCGCCGGTTACCGGCTGCGAGCCGGGCATTGGCGTGCAAACGGGAGACGGCCGTACGCCGTCGGTAGACTCCCGACCGCCAGTTACCGGCAGCGAGCCGGGCATTGGCGTGCAAACGGGAGACGGCCGTACGCCGTCGGCTGGCTCCCAGCCGCCGGTTTCTGGCAGCGAGCCGAGCATCGGCGGGCAAACGAGTAACGACCGGCGTCTGCCGGTCGTCTCGTCGTTTTTGGAAATTGTCGAGGGCCGTCTCATTCAAGACGGGCTCGACCGGCTGGAAGCGGAAGGCGTAACGGAGCTTTACGTCCTTCCGCTCTTTGTGTCGTCCGGCAGCACGCATGTGGACGACATCGCGCAGGCGTTCGGCCTGCCGCCGGTGTCGCCGGCGCGGGCGGGGGAGCTTGAGCCGCTGCGCTGCGGCGGCATGCGCGTGCATTTCGGGCAGCCGATCGACGATGATGCGGACATTGCCGAGCTGCTGCTCGCGAATATCCGCGAGCTGTCGGAGGCGCCGGAGCGCGAGCGGCTGCTGCTGGTCGCGCACGGCTCGCGCGAAGCCGGCTTCTTCGCGCGGTGGCGCGGCGGCATGACGCGGCTCGCGGAGCGGATGCGGCAGGGAGGCGGCTTCGCCGGCGCGGACACCGCGATGCTGCTGCCGGACCAGGCGGCCTGCAAGCTGCGCGCGCTGCAGCGGAAACGTCCGGGGCAAAACGTCATCGTCGTACCGCTTTTCCTGAGCGTCGGCTATTTTACGCGTACCGTGATCCCGTCAAGGCTGTCAGGCCTCCAGTACCGCTACAACGGGCGGGCGATGCTCCCGAGCCCCTATATCTCACAATGGATGGGCGGGCAGATTGCCGCGTGGCTTGAGAACCGGGATCCGAATAGAATAGAATAAAAGGACGACACTATAGAGGAAGCAATTGGCAGGAAAGGCGGCAGGCCGTTTCAGCCGTTTTCGAGACCGAGGCGTTGCAACAGGAAAATCGTTCCACGAAAGTAGAGCCAAGCGCCGGCCTTTCGTTCAAGTACGAACCGGGGATTGGGCCGAATACGTCCGGCCTCGCATCCGTGCCGGCTGCGCTGCAACCGACGCGCCGCGATGCGGGGCTCCTTTTGGCGTTCGGGCTTCGGTTTTGCAGGCGGGTTGAAACGTGCCGGAGGTGGCAGGTAATGGACATTAAACGGGCAAGACTGATCTATAACCCGACATCGGGCAGGGAAGAAATCAAACGGAGGCTGCCGGATATTTTGCAGCGGCTGGAGCGGAGCGGCATCGAAACGAGCTGCCATGCGACGATGAGCGAAGGCGACGCAACGCTCGCCGCGGCGGAGGCGGCGGACCGCGGCTTCGATATGATCATCGCGGCGGGCGGCGACGGCACGCTGTACGAGGTGATTAACGGCCTGGCGGAAAAGGAATACCGGCCGCCGCTCGGCATTTTGCCGCTCGGTACGACAAACGATTTTGCGCGGGCGCTCGGCATCCCGAAGCATTGGGAATACGCGGTCGACCTGATCGCGCAGCAGTACGTGCGTGCGATCGATCTCGGTCGGGCGAACAACCGCTATTTTATCAACATCGCGGGCGGCGGTTCGCTGACGGAGCTGACGTACGAGGTGCCGAGCAGGCTGAAGACGATGATCGGCCAGCTCGCTTACTATATGAAGGGCCTGGAGAAAATGACCCGTCTCCGCCCGACCGAGCTTCGGCTCCAGGCGAGCGAAGTCGGCGAAATTCACGACGAGATCATGATGTTCCTGATCTGCAACAGCAACTCCGTCGGCGGCTTCGAGAAGCTCGCCCCGGACGCGCGGCTGGACGACGGGCTGTTCGACGTGTTGGTGCTCCGCAAATGCAACCTGGCGGAGTTCATCCGGCTGGCGTCGCTGGCGCTGCGCGGCGAGCATTTGAACGACCCGCACATCATCCATTTTCGGACGAGGGAGATGCTCGTCACGACGCCGGATTACGTGCAGCTCAACCTGGACGGCGAATACGGCGGCACGCTGCCGTGCACGTTCACGGTGCTGCCCAAGCATTTGCGGATTTTTGTCGACGAAGCGGGCGAATCGACATATCGATAAGAAACGACATTTTAACGGACGGACAGAAAGCGGGCGGGTTTAAACGATGAAAAGCAGCAGCGGCGTGCCAGTCGCGAAAAACGATGAAGTCGTCGTCGATATCGTCGGCTTGACGCATGAAGGCGAAGGGGTAGGCCGCGCAAGCGGCTTTACCCTTTTTATACAGGGAGCGCTGCCGGGCGAACGCGTCCGGGCCAAGGTGCTCAAGGTGAAAAAGCAGTATGGCTACGCCAAGCTGCTGCAAATCGAGACGGCCAGCCCCGACCGCGTCGACGCGCCGTGCACGATCTACAAGCAGTGCGGCGGCTGCCAGCTCCAGCACATGGACTACGCCGCCCAGCTCCGCTGGAAGCGGCAGCACGTCGTGGATAACCTTGTGCGGATCGGGAAACTGACCGTTGCGGGGGAGGACGGAAGCGATGCGGCGGCTGCAGGCAGGTTGAAGGACAAGGCAGCTGACGGCGGCGATGCGGCGGCTGAAGGCAGGCTGAAGGACAGGGCGGCTGATGGCGACGATGCGGCAGCTGCAGGCAGGCTGAAGGACAAGGCGGCGGACAGCGTTGCTGCGCCATCTGCAGGCGGCGGACCGGATCGCACCGAAAACGACAGGAATGCGCCATCCGTTAACCACCAAAATGGTCGCGTCGCGAGCCGAAGTGTCGTCGTCCATCCGACCATCGGCATGGACAAGCCTTGGCGCTACCGCAACAAGGCGCAGGTACCGATCGGCATGGCGATGGCGGACGTCAACGACGGCGCTGGCGGCTCGCTGGTCGGCGGCTTCTATGCGCGCGGCTCGCACCGCATCATCGACATGGACGCCTGCCTGATCCAGCATGAGCGCAACGACGAAGCGGTGCGGCGGGTCAAAGCGCTCGGCTCCCGCCTCGGAATCACCGCTTACGACGAAGAGAGTGGCCGCGGCCTGATTCGCCACGTCGTCGTCCGGACCGGTTTTGTCACCGGCGAGACGATGGTCGTCTTGATCACCAACGGCAGGAAGCTGCCGCAGACGGAGGAGCTTGTCGAAGGCATCCGCTCCGCGCTGCCGGACGTGCGAAGTATCGTGCAGAACGTGAACACGAAGAACACCAACGTCATTTTCGGCGAGGAAACGCGCGTCCTATGGGGCAGCGACGTCATTTACGACGAGCTGGACGGCATCCGCTTCGCCATCTCCGCCCGCTCCTTTTACCAGGTCAATCCTGCCCAAACCGTCGCGCTCTACCGAAAAGCGGTCGAATACGCAGGCTTGACCGGCACGGAGACGGTTATCGACGCCTACTGCGGCATCGGCACGATCTCGCTCTTCCTCGCGCGCCAAGCAGGCCAAGTCTACGGCGTCGAAATCGTCCCCGAGGCGATCGAGGACGCGAAACGCAACGCCGCGCTGAACGGCATCGCCAACGCCTCGTTCGAAGCCGGCGCAGCCGAAACCGTCATCCCATGCTGGCGCAAGGACGGCATCGTCCCCGACGTCATCGTCGTCGACCCGCCGCGCAAAGGCTGCGACCCAGCGCTGCTGGACACCATCCTCGCCATGCGCCCAAAGCGCGTCGTGTACGTCTCGTGCAACCCGTCGACCCTCGCGCGGGATTTGCGTGTGCTGGAGGACGGCGGGTATTCCACCGTCGAGGTGCAGCCGGTGGATATGTTTCCGCATACCGTTCACGTAGAATCGGTGGCTTTGTTAGTGAGTAATGGTACAGATGGCTGAGATTGCAATAGTGGAGCGGGTTTGGGGAGTAGTACAGATGAACTAATAGTGTGAAACGGAGGCGAGGAAATAGTAGAGTTGACTGATTGTTGACGAATTAATAGATTAATTGGGAGATGCCTGATTCTTGAATCGGGCGTTTTCAATTATTGGGACAGGGGTTCAAATCCCCTCGCCTCCACCATGTAAATCCACTACCGCTTGAGGTAGTGGATTTTTGCTTTTCCTCGGAATAGATCCAAGCCTCCGAAAGACATACATAACCACGTATCTCATATACTTGCAGCCTATGGTTATTAACAAACACTTTGGAGGCAAATGGAATTCAAAAACATGATCATTCTAGCAAAAAATTCGGCCCGCTGGGTTTGATTTTATACATGGGCCTAGCAGTGCTTTCCTAACACAACAACGTCCAAAGTAATGAACAGCAAACTACTTTGGTGGATTAATTTCCCAAAAACATATTCCATAAAGTGTAGTACTAATGTAGAATGTATTAAAGTGACTATTTGATCGATTAAAGGTGCGGGGGAAAAGATGGCGGAGATGACGATTCGTAAAATTGTGGAGTGTGACGCATTTACTGAATATAAGGAACTATTTAGTATTAGGCCACCCGACTTGCAGCGCAAGAAATATGATGATGAATTACAGCAATTGCAGCCAGAGGATGGACTTATTGAATTTTTGTACCACGAAATGGAGATAATTGAGGCAGGTTCACCACCTGTAAGTTACGATGAGTTTAATGGTGTTAATAAATATCTATGGGTTATTACCGAAGAAACTGTACCATTAATACTCGAAAATGGCGAGACAGGTCAAAAGTTAACAAGAAATAGTGTTTCCCATACAAACTTGACAGGTGGTAAGGATGCGTACTGTGGCGGAGAGGTTTGGTTTGATGGTAGTAGCAATGTCATATGGATTTCCGGAGGTTCAAGCAGATATAGAGCTAGAAATAAAGATGAACTAGATAAGATTGCTGAGTGGTTCTCAAACTGTAATTACGAAGTCGTTAATTTTGGCTGGGATGAAGATATTGATGGTCCGGTGAGGTTATTTAGAGGGAGATCAAGGTGATATCTATGGATTGGTTAGATAAAGCTAAACTTGTATTTGGTGATGGTTTGGAAGGTAAGAATCTCAAAGAATATGCTTTATATTCGAGTGTTAAATTCGTTAGAAGTCAGGATCATCTTGCTGTTTTAGGTGATTGGAATTCCGGAGCAAAAGGCCAAATTCTAACAGCTTTCGAAGCGTTGGATATTTTTGGGATTGAGAAGTTACTGAAGGCTATTGATGAAAAAGTGATATTTATTGCCCACGATATTGAGGAGCCAGCAAGAACTTTTAAGGAAAGACGTGAGAAATTAGGCTTAGAATTTTCGGATATTACTAGGTATTTGGAGGTTTCTTTGGAACAACTGGTTAACTTAGAGGATCCGGAATTTAGAAGTCCGATAAGTATAATAAATAAGGTTGCCCAAAAACTTGGCTTGGATGACAAGAGAATATCTTTGTCCAATGAGCAAAGTGGGGAGCGGCTAGCAATACGCTTAAAAACAATAGCTGCTGAATCAGCAACAAGACTAAGTCGTAAAGATATCCTGACTTTAACTGAGGCTAGTTGGGTTATCAAGAGGCAAACAGAATTAGTAAAACTGCTTAAAGATAAAAATGAGTTGATTTGGGAGAGGGTTGAAAAAAGTAGTAATTATGGATCACCAGGCTATCCTGCATGGCAACACGGATATTATCTTGGTGGACATCTCAGAAAAACCTTGAATATTAAAGGGATAGAAGTTCCTTCACTAAGAGGATTATGCGAAGGGTACTTTGAAATTCCACTAATTCAAGCCAGCCTATCTCCATCCATCGCAGGCGCAATTTTATCAGTTGAAAATTGTAGGGGAATAGTTATTAATATTAATGGATTAAACACATCTAATGTATTCTCTAAAAGGTTAACCA
This genomic window from Paenibacillus humicola contains:
- a CDS encoding inorganic phosphate transporter; the encoded protein is MDIYVLVGIVIFLALAFDFINGFHDTANAIATSVSTRALSPRVAIIVASIMNFVGAMLFTGVAKTIGGKVADPAKLEHGVEIVIASLLSAILWNLVTWWFGIPSSSSHALIGSLAGAVVSAEGFGGINYSGFTDIIKGLIFSPLIAFTIGFIVMWLFKQIFAKSSPHQINKGFRTGQIITAAFQSFTHGTNDAQKAMGIITFALVAANLQSTLDVPWWVKVAAASSMALGTSIGGWKIIKTMGTKIFKIEPINGFAADITSASVILTATLTKLPVSTTHVITSAILGVGSAKRFSAVKWGLAGRIVISWIITIPVTAIIAALIYRVIALFM
- a CDS encoding YerC/YecD family TrpR-related protein — translated: MQLKKLNDKAIDQLFEAVLTLKTVEECYIFFDDLCTVNEIQSLSQRLEVARMLGKGCTYSQIEAETGASTATISRVKRCLNYGNDGYKMALERAGR
- a CDS encoding sirohydrochlorin chelatase codes for the protein MKPGVLVISHGSREAEWVRLVEEAVAAAAAQAEVFWLTGLAGVGGQTGDGRTPSVGSRPPVTGCEPGIGVQTGDGRTPSVDSRPPVTGSEPGIGVQTGDGRTPSAGSQPPVSGSEPSIGGQTSNDRRLPVVSSFLEIVEGRLIQDGLDRLEAEGVTELYVLPLFVSSGSTHVDDIAQAFGLPPVSPARAGELEPLRCGGMRVHFGQPIDDDADIAELLLANIRELSEAPERERLLLVAHGSREAGFFARWRGGMTRLAERMRQGGGFAGADTAMLLPDQAACKLRALQRKRPGQNVIVVPLFLSVGYFTRTVIPSRLSGLQYRYNGRAMLPSPYISQWMGGQIAAWLENRDPNRIE
- a CDS encoding diacylglycerol kinase; this encodes MDIKRARLIYNPTSGREEIKRRLPDILQRLERSGIETSCHATMSEGDATLAAAEAADRGFDMIIAAGGDGTLYEVINGLAEKEYRPPLGILPLGTTNDFARALGIPKHWEYAVDLIAQQYVRAIDLGRANNRYFINIAGGGSLTELTYEVPSRLKTMIGQLAYYMKGLEKMTRLRPTELRLQASEVGEIHDEIMMFLICNSNSVGGFEKLAPDARLDDGLFDVLVLRKCNLAEFIRLASLALRGEHLNDPHIIHFRTREMLVTTPDYVQLNLDGEYGGTLPCTFTVLPKHLRIFVDEAGESTYR
- the rlmD gene encoding 23S rRNA (uracil(1939)-C(5))-methyltransferase RlmD, whose amino-acid sequence is MKSSSGVPVAKNDEVVVDIVGLTHEGEGVGRASGFTLFIQGALPGERVRAKVLKVKKQYGYAKLLQIETASPDRVDAPCTIYKQCGGCQLQHMDYAAQLRWKRQHVVDNLVRIGKLTVAGEDGSDAAAAGRLKDKAADGGDAAAEGRLKDRAADGDDAAAAGRLKDKAADSVAAPSAGGGPDRTENDRNAPSVNHQNGRVASRSVVVHPTIGMDKPWRYRNKAQVPIGMAMADVNDGAGGSLVGGFYARGSHRIIDMDACLIQHERNDEAVRRVKALGSRLGITAYDEESGRGLIRHVVVRTGFVTGETMVVLITNGRKLPQTEELVEGIRSALPDVRSIVQNVNTKNTNVIFGEETRVLWGSDVIYDELDGIRFAISARSFYQVNPAQTVALYRKAVEYAGLTGTETVIDAYCGIGTISLFLARQAGQVYGVEIVPEAIEDAKRNAALNGIANASFEAGAAETVIPCWRKDGIVPDVIVVDPPRKGCDPALLDTILAMRPKRVVYVSCNPSTLARDLRVLEDGGYSTVEVQPVDMFPHTVHVESVALLVSNGTDG
- a CDS encoding ImmA/IrrE family metallo-endopeptidase — protein: MDWLDKAKLVFGDGLEGKNLKEYALYSSVKFVRSQDHLAVLGDWNSGAKGQILTAFEALDIFGIEKLLKAIDEKVIFIAHDIEEPARTFKERREKLGLEFSDITRYLEVSLEQLVNLEDPEFRSPISIINKVAQKLGLDDKRISLSNEQSGERLAIRLKTIAAESATRLSRKDILTLTEASWVIKRQTELVKLLKDKNELIWERVEKSSNYGSPGYPAWQHGYYLGGHLRKTLNIKGIEVPSLRGLCEGYFEIPLIQASLSPSIAGAILSVENCRGIVININGLNTSNVFSKRLTIAHELGHLLWDPDDFLEDLRLDEYSSFEQNWKELGDYVEQRANAFSVEFLAPQALVSKVYRQNGTGEQGLRSVVETFGISVTAAKYHLRNYGELVPNSNIQFRPSDHWLASENYMTDYFPIHETPSHKRGLFAGLVALAYKNNYISDCTAAHYLNTDIDTFKAQYGNVLDCYSEELKEFKI